Proteins co-encoded in one Armatimonadota bacterium genomic window:
- a CDS encoding M50 family metallopeptidase codes for MPDVLAAVAAFGAMIFFHELGHFLVAKRAGVRVHAFAIGFGPALASWTRGETRYAINLLPFGGYVRMEGEEGGAGAGSFQAQPVGARMAIIAAGPLMNLAMAVLILTLAAVTGGVATSTRVRSLEAGWPAEAAGLRPGDRIVGIDGQPMGTDQLIETINRSVGRTLVLDVHRGDQALTVAVTPRLDPARGVGRIGFAPDPIFTRLHPAAALVWGVRQTGHYIVVLAGIVERLIREGRFLEHLGGPLAAGDQLRQAAALGFQVFLHITAQFSILIGFFNLLPIPALDGGRLAFLVAEAVRRRPLLDARREGLVHTVGLALLLLLLATVTLRDLRRLFE; via the coding sequence GTGCCCGACGTGCTGGCCGCGGTGGCGGCCTTTGGCGCCATGATCTTCTTCCACGAACTGGGCCACTTCCTGGTGGCCAAGCGTGCCGGCGTGCGCGTGCACGCCTTCGCCATCGGGTTCGGGCCGGCGCTGGCGAGCTGGACCCGCGGCGAGACGCGGTATGCGATCAACCTGCTGCCTTTCGGCGGGTACGTGCGCATGGAGGGTGAGGAGGGCGGCGCGGGGGCGGGCAGCTTCCAGGCTCAGCCGGTGGGCGCCCGCATGGCCATCATCGCCGCGGGCCCGCTGATGAACCTCGCCATGGCGGTCCTGATCCTGACGCTGGCGGCGGTCACCGGTGGTGTCGCCACCAGCACCCGGGTGCGCAGCCTCGAGGCGGGCTGGCCGGCAGAGGCCGCCGGGCTCCGGCCGGGCGACCGCATCGTCGGCATCGACGGTCAGCCCATGGGCACCGACCAGCTGATCGAGACGATCAACCGCAGCGTGGGCCGGACGCTGGTGCTGGACGTGCACCGGGGCGATCAGGCCCTGACCGTGGCGGTCACGCCCCGCCTGGATCCCGCGCGCGGCGTAGGCCGCATCGGGTTCGCGCCCGACCCCATCTTCACCCGCCTCCATCCTGCGGCCGCGCTGGTGTGGGGCGTGCGCCAGACGGGGCACTACATCGTGGTGCTGGCCGGGATCGTCGAGCGCCTGATTCGCGAGGGCCGGTTCCTCGAGCACCTCGGCGGACCGCTGGCCGCCGGCGACCAGCTCCGGCAGGCTGCGGCGCTGGGGTTCCAGGTCTTCCTGCACATCACCGCCCAGTTCAGCATCCTGATCGGGTTCTTCAACCTGCTGCCGATTCCCGCGCTGGACGGCGGCCGGCTGGCGTTCCTGGTCGCCGAGGCCGTGCGCCGGCGGCCGCTGCTGGACGCCCGGCGCGAGGGGCTGGTGCACACCGTGGGCCTCGCGCTGTTGTTGCTGCTGCTGGCCACCGTGACCCTGCGCGACCTCCGGCGGCTCTTCGAGTAG
- a CDS encoding rhomboid family intramembrane serine protease has protein sequence MLPLRDLNPSRSTPIVVYALIATCVVVFLYTVGLESETVRTAFFLRYGAVPAEVTAGLAGARGLVTSMFLHGSWMHLGGNMLYLWVFGDNVEDAMGHGRFLVFYLTSGVLAGLAHVATQPTSPVPLVGASGAIAAVLGAYLVLYPRASILSLMVVGVFIRFVELPALLVLSLWFLLQLVQGMAALGAPGVTTVAWWAHIGGFVAGMALVGVFARRRRTPRWW, from the coding sequence ATGCTCCCCCTGCGAGACCTGAACCCGTCCCGGTCCACGCCGATCGTCGTCTACGCCCTCATCGCCACGTGCGTCGTCGTCTTCCTCTACACGGTGGGGCTGGAGAGCGAGACGGTGCGAACGGCCTTCTTCCTCCGCTACGGCGCGGTGCCGGCGGAGGTCACGGCGGGCCTGGCGGGCGCCCGCGGGCTGGTCACCTCGATGTTCCTGCACGGCTCGTGGATGCACCTGGGCGGCAACATGCTCTACCTGTGGGTCTTCGGGGACAACGTCGAGGACGCCATGGGGCACGGGCGGTTCCTGGTGTTCTACCTGACCAGTGGCGTGCTCGCCGGGCTCGCCCACGTGGCGACGCAGCCCACCTCGCCGGTGCCTCTGGTGGGCGCCAGCGGCGCCATCGCCGCCGTGCTGGGCGCCTACCTGGTGCTCTACCCGCGGGCGTCGATCCTGTCGCTGATGGTCGTCGGGGTCTTCATCCGGTTCGTGGAGCTCCCGGCCCTGCTGGTGCTCTCGCTGTGGTTCCTGCTGCAGCTGGTGCAGGGCATGGCCGCGCTGGGCGCGCCGGGGGTGACCACGGTGGCGTGGTGGGCGCACATCGGCGGCTTCGTCGCCGGCATGGCGCTGGTGGGCGTCTTCGCCCGGCGCCGGCGCACGCCCCGCTGGTGGTGA
- the rpsB gene encoding 30S ribosomal protein S2, with amino-acid sequence MPVVTMKQLLEAGVHFGHQTRRWNPKMARYIFTERNGIHIIDLQKSVPLLEEAYRFVREAVANGGDILFVGTKKQAQDAIQEEATRAKQPYVNQRWLGGMLTNFQTIRRRVERLKEIEDMRARGTLEVLPKREQARLLDEAARLEKYLGGIKQMTRLPAAVYVVDTRKEHIAVAEARKLGIPVIAILDTNCDPDEVDYAIPGNDDAIRAVRLITNRIANACLEGLEERRKREVVEEAPAAAAVGATGATGEEDEEEGALPEVGEHEFGQTTVEARG; translated from the coding sequence GTGCCAGTCGTCACGATGAAGCAGCTCCTGGAGGCCGGGGTCCACTTCGGGCACCAGACCCGACGGTGGAACCCCAAGATGGCGCGCTACATCTTCACGGAGCGCAACGGCATCCACATCATCGACCTCCAGAAGAGCGTGCCGCTGCTGGAGGAGGCCTACCGGTTCGTCCGCGAGGCGGTCGCCAACGGCGGCGACATCCTGTTCGTGGGCACCAAGAAGCAGGCGCAGGATGCGATCCAGGAGGAAGCTACACGCGCCAAGCAGCCCTACGTGAACCAGCGGTGGCTGGGCGGGATGCTGACCAACTTCCAGACGATTCGCCGGCGGGTCGAGCGCCTCAAGGAGATCGAGGACATGCGTGCGCGCGGCACGCTGGAGGTGCTGCCCAAGCGGGAGCAGGCGCGTCTGCTGGACGAGGCCGCCCGCCTGGAGAAGTACCTGGGCGGGATCAAGCAGATGACCCGGTTGCCCGCGGCGGTCTACGTGGTGGACACGCGCAAGGAGCACATCGCCGTGGCCGAGGCGCGCAAGCTGGGCATCCCGGTCATCGCGATCCTCGACACCAACTGCGATCCCGACGAGGTCGACTACGCCATCCCGGGCAACGACGACGCGATCCGCGCCGTCCGCCTCATCACCAACCGGATCGCCAACGCCTGCCTGGAGGGCCTGGAGGAGCGGCGCAAGCGCGAGGTCGTCGAGGAGGCGCCCGCCGCGGCGGCTGTCGGCGCGACCGGGGCCACCGGGGAGGAGGACGAGGAGGAAGGGGCATTGCCCGAGGTGGGCGAGCACGAGTTCGGGCAGACGACCGTGGAGGCGCGAGGGTAA
- a CDS encoding isoprenyl transferase, with protein sequence MSHARPDATSVAIDRTRVPVHVAIIMDGNGRWAGARGLPRSEGHRAGREAIRRTVEACRELGVQVLTLYAFSTENWQRPPEEVEALMRLLHEALLEEADELHRVGIRVRVVGDLDGLAPALRREIAQVEELTRENQAMVLNIALNYGGRAELVRAVRQLAAEVCAGHRRLDEIDEAAVAGALYTAGLPDPDLLIRTGREQRLSNFLLWQAAYAELYFADVFWPDFDRDHLLAAIADYQHRQRRFGALRD encoded by the coding sequence GTGAGCCACGCCCGCCCCGACGCCACCTCGGTCGCGATCGACCGGACCCGGGTGCCCGTCCACGTCGCCATCATCATGGACGGCAACGGGCGGTGGGCCGGCGCGCGGGGACTGCCGCGGTCCGAGGGCCATCGTGCCGGCCGGGAGGCGATCCGGCGCACCGTCGAGGCCTGTCGCGAGCTGGGCGTGCAGGTGCTGACGCTGTACGCCTTCTCCACCGAGAACTGGCAGCGGCCGCCCGAGGAAGTGGAGGCGCTGATGCGCCTGCTCCACGAGGCGCTCCTGGAGGAGGCCGACGAGCTGCACCGGGTCGGGATCCGCGTCCGGGTCGTCGGTGACCTGGACGGGCTGGCGCCGGCGCTGCGCCGGGAGATCGCGCAGGTCGAGGAGCTGACCCGCGAGAACCAGGCCATGGTGCTCAACATCGCCCTGAACTACGGGGGCCGGGCCGAGCTCGTGCGCGCCGTGCGGCAGCTGGCGGCGGAGGTGTGTGCGGGCCACCGCCGCCTCGACGAGATCGACGAAGCGGCAGTGGCCGGCGCGCTCTACACGGCCGGCCTGCCCGACCCCGATCTGCTGATCCGGACGGGCCGGGAGCAGCGCCTGTCCAACTTCCTGCTGTGGCAGGCGGCCTACGCCGAGTTGTACTTTGCCGACGTGTTCTGGCCCGACTTCGACCGCGACCACCTCCTGGCGGCCATTGCCGACTACCAGCACCGGCAGCGCCGCTTCGGCGCCCTCCGTGACTAG
- the frr gene encoding ribosome recycling factor, whose amino-acid sequence MTDEVLADARARMQKAIEATRREFAALRTGRASPALLEHIRVDYYQTPTPITQLATISVPEPRLLVIQPWDKSIVKAIERAILTSDLGLTPSSDGVVIRLPIPPLTEDRRRELVKVARRHAEEGRVAIRNVRREAKEMLEELEEAGDVSEDEARRAIDRLQQLTDEMIAQLDRLLAAKEKEIMEV is encoded by the coding sequence ATGACCGACGAGGTCCTGGCCGATGCCCGCGCGCGGATGCAGAAGGCGATCGAGGCCACGCGGCGCGAGTTCGCCGCGCTGCGCACGGGGCGGGCCAGCCCGGCACTCCTCGAGCACATCCGCGTCGACTACTACCAGACGCCCACCCCCATCACCCAGCTGGCCACCATCTCCGTCCCCGAGCCGCGGCTGCTGGTCATCCAGCCCTGGGACAAGAGCATCGTGAAGGCGATCGAGCGCGCCATCCTCACGAGCGATCTGGGGCTGACCCCCAGCAGCGACGGGGTGGTGATCCGGCTGCCCATTCCGCCGCTCACCGAGGACCGGCGGCGCGAGCTGGTGAAGGTGGCCCGCCGGCACGCCGAGGAGGGGCGCGTGGCCATCCGCAACGTGCGGCGCGAAGCCAAGGAGATGCTGGAGGAGCTGGAAGAGGCGGGCGACGTCTCGGAGGACGAGGCACGCCGCGCCATCGACCGCCTGCAGCAGCTCACCGACGAGATGATCGCGCAGCTGGACCGCCTGCTGGCCGCTAAAGAGAAGGAGATCATGGAGGTCTGA
- a CDS encoding MgtC/SapB family protein has protein sequence MIPWWEALARLVLAVALGGVIGFERESVDKPAGFRTNILVCVGAALFALLSTAGFFGTGADPARVASNVVVGIGFLGAGTIFRTGGGVQGLTTAATLWTVAAIGTACGIGYYAGALGATTIVIVVLTLMKSVERFLPRRGIGHCVVQMADVPGQLGKIGTALGLLGVNIDRVEFTGKTEDRVTLDMTLRLPARVTRGDVLVALGEIEGVDEARWEA, from the coding sequence ATGATCCCGTGGTGGGAAGCGCTGGCGCGCCTGGTCCTGGCGGTGGCGCTGGGCGGGGTCATCGGGTTCGAGCGGGAGAGCGTCGACAAGCCCGCCGGGTTCCGCACCAACATCCTCGTCTGCGTCGGCGCCGCGCTGTTCGCCCTGCTGTCCACCGCCGGCTTCTTCGGCACAGGCGCCGACCCGGCCCGGGTGGCCAGCAACGTCGTGGTCGGTATCGGCTTCCTGGGGGCCGGGACCATCTTTCGCACCGGCGGAGGCGTGCAGGGCCTGACCACGGCCGCGACGCTGTGGACCGTGGCCGCCATCGGCACGGCGTGCGGGATCGGCTACTACGCCGGCGCGCTGGGCGCCACCACCATCGTCATCGTGGTGCTCACGCTGATGAAGAGCGTCGAGCGCTTCCTGCCCCGGCGCGGGATCGGCCACTGCGTCGTGCAGATGGCCGACGTCCCCGGGCAACTGGGCAAGATCGGCACCGCCCTGGGCCTGCTGGGCGTCAACATCGACCGCGTGGAGTTCACCGGCAAGACCGAGGATCGGGTGACGCTGGACATGACGCTGCGCCTGCCGGCCAGGGTCACCCGGGGCGACGTCCTGGTGGCGCTGGGGGAGATCGAGGGCGTGGACGAAGCCCGCTGGGAAGCCTAG
- the pyrH gene encoding UMP kinase gives MDAAAGRPSYTRVLLKLSGEALAGEGGGGLDPAVLQLVSTEVRDVQARGVQVAIVVGGGNIVRGADLSRRLGIEEVTAHTMGMLATVINGLALMDAMERLGLVVRVMSAIEMHQVAEPYIRRRAIRHLEKGRVVIFVGGTGSPYFTTDTAAALRAIEIQADALLMAKRGVSGVYDKDPRQHPDAVMYTHLDYMDILNRDLRVMDATAAALCRDNNMDIVVFDVTRPGNITKAVLGEAIGTLVGGGRR, from the coding sequence ATGGACGCGGCGGCAGGGCGCCCGAGCTACACCCGGGTCTTGCTGAAGCTCAGCGGTGAAGCCCTCGCCGGCGAGGGCGGCGGGGGGCTCGACCCCGCCGTCCTGCAGTTGGTCTCCACCGAAGTGCGCGACGTGCAGGCCCGCGGTGTGCAGGTGGCCATCGTGGTCGGCGGCGGCAACATCGTGCGGGGCGCCGACCTCAGCCGGCGGCTCGGCATCGAGGAGGTCACGGCCCACACCATGGGCATGCTGGCCACGGTGATCAACGGCCTGGCGCTCATGGACGCCATGGAACGCCTGGGCCTGGTCGTGCGCGTGATGTCCGCCATCGAGATGCACCAGGTGGCCGAGCCCTACATCCGCCGGCGGGCGATCCGCCACCTCGAGAAGGGCCGCGTGGTGATCTTCGTGGGGGGCACGGGCAGCCCGTACTTCACCACCGACACGGCGGCGGCGTTGCGGGCCATCGAGATCCAGGCCGACGCGCTGCTGATGGCCAAACGGGGCGTCTCGGGCGTCTACGACAAGGACCCGCGCCAGCATCCCGACGCCGTGATGTATACCCACCTGGACTACATGGACATCCTGAACCGGGACCTGCGCGTCATGGACGCCACGGCCGCCGCGCTGTGTCGCGACAACAACATGGACATCGTGGTCTTCGACGTCACCCGACCCGGGAACATCACCAAGGCGGTGCTGGGCGAGGCGATCGGGACCCTGGTGGGGGGCGGCCGGCGGTGA
- the ispG gene encoding flavodoxin-dependent (E)-4-hydroxy-3-methylbut-2-enyl-diphosphate synthase, giving the protein MHRTQTRTVRVGKVEIGGQAPVSVQSMTITDTRDVDATLAQIYQLAAEGCEIVRLAVPDREAAAALAAITPRSPLPVVADIHFDHRLALAALEAGVHKLRLNPGNIGSRERVRIVAREAAARGVPIRIGANIGSLAKATLRKWGRPCPEALVDSAMEDVKVLEDLGFHDIVISVKASDVPMMIEAYTMISELVPYPLHVGVTEAGTAWAGSIKSAVGIGAVLARGIGNTIRVSLAADPVEEVRAGYEILKSLGLRTRGVQFVACPSCGRAEVDIIQIAREVERRLRDVPAPVKVAVMGCAVNGPGEARMADLGIACGRGMGLIFQDGKIVASLPEDRLVDELMAHVWRVARERYGVAAPTPAAAGSGTGTTAAGSGPA; this is encoded by the coding sequence ATGCACCGGACGCAGACGCGCACCGTCAGGGTCGGGAAGGTCGAGATCGGGGGCCAGGCACCCGTCTCGGTGCAGTCCATGACCATCACCGACACGCGGGACGTGGACGCCACCCTGGCGCAGATCTACCAGCTGGCCGCCGAGGGGTGCGAGATCGTGCGGCTGGCCGTCCCCGACCGGGAGGCGGCGGCGGCCCTGGCCGCCATCACGCCGCGCAGCCCCCTGCCCGTGGTGGCCGACATCCACTTCGACCACCGTCTGGCCCTGGCGGCGCTGGAGGCCGGCGTCCACAAGCTGCGCCTCAACCCCGGCAACATCGGCAGCCGCGAGCGCGTGCGCATCGTCGCGCGCGAAGCGGCCGCGCGCGGCGTGCCCATCCGCATCGGGGCCAACATCGGGTCGCTCGCCAAGGCCACGCTGCGCAAGTGGGGGCGGCCGTGCCCCGAGGCGCTGGTGGACTCGGCGATGGAGGACGTCAAGGTCCTGGAGGACCTGGGCTTCCACGACATCGTCATCTCGGTCAAGGCCTCGGACGTGCCCATGATGATCGAGGCCTACACGATGATCAGCGAGCTGGTGCCCTACCCGCTGCACGTGGGCGTCACCGAGGCGGGCACCGCCTGGGCGGGCAGCATCAAGTCGGCGGTGGGCATCGGCGCCGTGCTGGCGCGTGGCATCGGGAACACCATCCGGGTCTCGCTGGCCGCCGATCCCGTCGAGGAGGTGCGCGCCGGGTACGAGATCCTCAAGAGCCTCGGCCTGCGGACCCGCGGGGTGCAGTTCGTGGCGTGTCCCTCGTGCGGGCGCGCCGAGGTCGACATCATCCAGATCGCGCGAGAGGTGGAACGACGGCTGCGGGACGTGCCGGCGCCGGTGAAGGTCGCCGTGATGGGGTGTGCGGTGAACGGGCCAGGCGAGGCGCGCATGGCCGACCTCGGCATCGCCTGCGGCCGCGGCATGGGCCTGATCTTCCAGGACGGCAAGATCGTGGCGAGCCTGCCCGAGGACCGGCTCGTCGACGAGCTGATGGCGCACGTCTGGCGGGTGGCGCGGGAGCGGTACGGCGTCGCCGCACCGACGCCCGCCGCCGCCGGGAGCGGCACCGGCACCACCGCGGCAGGCTCGGGGCCGGCATGA
- the tsf gene encoding translation elongation factor Ts: MAVTTELIKALRARTGAGVMDCRRALEETGGDLERAAELLRARGLAAAAKRADRETSQGVVEAYVHAGGRLGALVEVNCETDFVARTDEFKALARELAMQVAATTPQWVSADEIPAEVLAARRAELAREGDGAGQVEARLAQWIAEVALLEQPYIRDPGRRVRDLVADVTARVGEHVRVRRFARFKLGE, translated from the coding sequence ATGGCGGTGACGACGGAGCTGATCAAGGCGCTGCGGGCGCGCACGGGCGCGGGCGTGATGGACTGCCGGCGGGCCCTGGAGGAGACCGGCGGCGACCTCGAGCGGGCGGCGGAGCTGCTGCGCGCCCGGGGACTGGCCGCCGCGGCCAAACGGGCTGACCGCGAGACCTCCCAGGGCGTGGTGGAGGCGTACGTCCACGCCGGCGGGCGGCTGGGCGCGCTGGTCGAGGTGAACTGCGAGACCGACTTCGTGGCGCGCACCGACGAGTTCAAGGCACTGGCCCGCGAGCTCGCCATGCAGGTGGCGGCGACGACGCCGCAGTGGGTGTCGGCCGACGAGATCCCCGCCGAGGTCCTGGCCGCGCGGCGGGCCGAGCTCGCGCGGGAAGGGGACGGCGCCGGGCAGGTCGAGGCGCGTCTGGCGCAGTGGATCGCCGAAGTGGCGTTGCTGGAACAGCCGTACATTCGCGATCCGGGGCGACGGGTGCGCGATCTCGTGGCCGACGTGACCGCCCGTGTCGGCGAGCACGTGCGCGTGCGCCGGTTCGCCCGGTTCAAGCTGGGGGAGTGA
- the dxr gene encoding 1-deoxy-D-xylulose-5-phosphate reductoisomerase: protein MRRLVVLGSTGSVGRAALDVAAALGDVEVVGLGAQRHHALLAEQARRFRVRAVAVEDPAAGAALRDAVPAGTRVLCGPEAATALALLDGVDLVLVAVVGIAGLAPTLAALGARRDVALATKEALVAGGHLVAAAAARSGARLLPLDSEHAAIAQCLLGQDRAGLRRLILTASGGPFLRRPAHDLWRVTVEEALAHPTWKMGKKVTIDSATLMNKGLEIIEARWLFDVAPEQIDVLIHPQSIVHALVEFADGMVLAHVSRPDMRGPIQFALTGPRRRPGLVAPLDWHRLALTFEAPDPARFPALDLAREALRAGGTAPAVLNAANEVAVAQFLAGTIRFPEIVETVRAVLARHTPRPAPTLDAVVAADAWAREEAARTARVTR, encoded by the coding sequence GTGAGGCGGCTCGTGGTGCTCGGCTCCACCGGCAGCGTCGGCCGCGCCGCGCTGGACGTGGCCGCGGCGCTCGGCGACGTGGAGGTCGTCGGGCTGGGCGCGCAGCGTCACCACGCGCTGCTGGCCGAGCAGGCGCGCCGGTTCCGCGTGCGGGCGGTCGCGGTCGAGGATCCTGCGGCGGGGGCGGCACTGCGCGACGCCGTTCCGGCCGGCACGCGCGTGCTGTGCGGCCCGGAGGCCGCCACCGCGCTGGCGCTGCTGGACGGCGTCGACCTGGTGCTGGTGGCGGTGGTGGGCATCGCCGGCCTGGCGCCCACGCTGGCCGCGTTGGGTGCCAGGCGCGACGTGGCCCTGGCCACGAAGGAGGCGCTGGTGGCGGGCGGGCACCTGGTGGCTGCCGCCGCGGCGCGGTCGGGCGCCCGGCTGCTCCCACTGGACAGTGAGCACGCCGCGATCGCCCAGTGCCTGCTCGGCCAGGACCGCGCCGGGCTCCGACGCCTGATCCTGACCGCCTCGGGCGGCCCGTTCCTGCGGCGGCCCGCGCACGACCTGTGGCGCGTCACGGTGGAGGAGGCGCTGGCGCACCCCACGTGGAAGATGGGGAAGAAGGTGACGATCGATTCGGCCACCTTGATGAACAAGGGGCTGGAGATCATCGAGGCCCGGTGGCTGTTCGACGTCGCCCCGGAACAGATCGACGTCCTCATCCACCCGCAGAGCATCGTGCACGCCCTGGTGGAGTTCGCCGACGGCATGGTCCTGGCCCACGTGAGCCGGCCGGACATGCGCGGCCCGATCCAGTTCGCCCTGACCGGGCCACGGCGCCGCCCCGGCCTGGTGGCGCCGCTGGACTGGCACCGCCTGGCGCTGACCTTCGAGGCGCCGGACCCCGCGCGGTTTCCCGCCCTCGACCTGGCCCGGGAGGCGCTGCGCGCGGGGGGGACCGCGCCCGCCGTGCTGAACGCGGCCAACGAGGTGGCCGTGGCGCAGTTCCTGGCCGGGACCATTCGGTTCCCTGAGATCGTGGAGACGGTGCGCGCGGTGCTCGCGCGGCACACCCCACGCCCTGCGCCGACCCTGGACGCCGTGGTCGCCGCGGACGCCTGGGCGCGGGAGGAGGCCGCCCGGACCGCCCGCGTGACGAGGTGA
- a CDS encoding zinc ribbon domain-containing protein, whose amino-acid sequence MPVYEYRCSQCRHQFEQYQPVGGPAPVCPRCGGETRKVYSSVGLIFKGSGFHTTDYRKPARADGDGASATSTGGSAKDTGTSSTGAPSSSAPSSR is encoded by the coding sequence ATGCCCGTGTACGAGTACCGCTGCAGCCAGTGCCGCCACCAATTCGAGCAGTACCAGCCCGTGGGCGGACCGGCACCGGTCTGCCCGCGGTGCGGCGGGGAGACCCGCAAGGTCTACTCGTCGGTGGGCCTGATCTTCAAGGGCAGCGGGTTCCACACGACCGACTACCGGAAGCCCGCCCGCGCCGACGGTGACGGCGCGTCCGCCACGTCGACCGGCGGGTCCGCCAAGGACACCGGGACGTCGTCGACCGGCGCACCGTCGTCGTCCGCGCCGTCGTCTCGCTGA
- a CDS encoding methionine adenosyltransferase yields MRNIVVDILTRTPVPEQQVEIVERKGIGHPDSICDAIMEQVSVELSREYLRACGRVLHHNIDKAFLVAGSADVRLGGGVVTEPMRLIFGDRATAVCDGRRVPVEEIAVRTAKAWIRDNLRFVDPERHVVYDVQIKPGSPELVDIFQRDRPVANDTSAAVGFAPLSPTERVVLDVERLLNGREFKQEFPEVGEDVKVMGYRRGDALHLTAAVAFVDRFIDSEQTYFQRKSMLRDAIMSFLNGRTEFKTVQLDLNTLDAPSRGLGGMYLSVTGTSAESGDSGQVGRGNRVNGLISLNRPMGTEAAAGKNPVSHVGKIYTILTKKAAERIHREVPGIREVYVWMLSQIGAPIDEPKVAAAQVVLARHARRRIVERRVREVLDDEFANITALTQELASGLHPVW; encoded by the coding sequence ATGCGGAACATCGTGGTGGACATCCTGACCAGGACGCCGGTGCCCGAGCAGCAGGTGGAGATCGTCGAGCGCAAGGGCATCGGCCACCCCGACTCCATCTGCGATGCGATCATGGAGCAGGTCTCGGTGGAGCTGAGCCGCGAGTACCTGCGGGCGTGCGGGCGGGTCCTCCACCACAACATCGACAAGGCGTTCCTGGTGGCGGGCAGCGCCGACGTGCGGCTGGGCGGGGGCGTCGTCACCGAGCCGATGCGGCTGATCTTCGGCGACCGCGCCACGGCCGTGTGCGACGGGCGCCGGGTGCCGGTGGAGGAGATCGCGGTGCGCACGGCCAAGGCCTGGATCCGCGACAACCTGCGCTTCGTGGACCCCGAGCGGCACGTGGTCTACGACGTGCAGATCAAGCCGGGCTCGCCCGAACTGGTGGACATCTTCCAGCGGGATCGCCCCGTGGCCAACGACACGTCCGCCGCCGTGGGGTTCGCCCCCCTCTCGCCCACCGAGCGCGTGGTGCTGGACGTCGAGCGCCTGCTGAACGGCCGCGAGTTCAAGCAAGAGTTCCCGGAGGTGGGCGAGGACGTGAAGGTGATGGGCTACCGGCGGGGCGACGCGCTGCACCTGACCGCCGCGGTGGCGTTCGTGGATCGGTTCATCGACAGCGAGCAGACATACTTCCAGCGCAAGAGCATGCTGCGCGACGCCATCATGAGCTTCCTCAACGGCCGCACCGAGTTCAAGACGGTGCAGCTCGACCTCAACACGCTGGATGCGCCCAGCCGCGGGCTGGGCGGCATGTACCTGTCGGTGACGGGTACCTCTGCCGAGAGCGGGGACTCGGGCCAGGTGGGCCGCGGCAACCGGGTGAACGGCCTGATCTCCCTGAACCGGCCCATGGGGACGGAGGCCGCAGCGGGCAAGAACCCCGTCTCGCACGTGGGCAAGATCTACACGATCCTCACCAAGAAGGCGGCCGAGCGCATCCACCGCGAGGTGCCGGGCATCCGCGAGGTCTACGTCTGGATGCTCAGCCAGATCGGCGCGCCCATCGACGAGCCGAAGGTCGCTGCCGCCCAGGTGGTGCTGGCCCGGCACGCGCGACGCCGGATCGTCGAGCGCAGGGTGCGCGAGGTGCTCGACGACGAGTTCGCCAACATCACCGCCCTCACCCAGGAACTCGCCAGCGGCCTGCACCCGGTCTGGTGA
- a CDS encoding phosphatidate cytidylyltransferase, translated as MTSARTWPDRALPARVATVALGVPLLVAAVWAGGHVLLATVLVLVAAALAEYARLARAAGLHPPGSVLGGGLGFPLLAAWGLWAHAGTLVVALLAAAAAAGLVPARRTAVLAHAGAAVLGAVYVGMLFAYLVLARAAYGPGPVLGLLAVVWAGDVAAYLVGLRWGRRRLAPALSPGKSIEGLVAGLAVAAAVAVATSGLVGWPATMGAVGGLLVAGAGVVGDLWESALKRTAGVKDSGAWLPGHGGVLDRFDAVLFGIPVGYYLVGWMR; from the coding sequence GTGACTAGCGCGCGGACGTGGCCCGACCGGGCGCTGCCCGCGCGGGTTGCCACCGTCGCCCTGGGCGTGCCGCTTCTGGTCGCGGCCGTCTGGGCCGGGGGGCACGTCCTGCTGGCGACGGTGCTGGTGCTGGTGGCGGCAGCGCTGGCCGAGTACGCGCGGCTCGCGCGCGCCGCGGGGTTGCATCCCCCCGGGAGCGTGCTTGGCGGGGGCCTGGGGTTTCCGTTGCTGGCAGCGTGGGGACTGTGGGCGCATGCGGGCACGCTGGTCGTCGCGTTGCTGGCCGCCGCCGCGGCGGCAGGGCTGGTGCCAGCGCGCCGGACCGCAGTGCTCGCCCACGCAGGCGCGGCGGTGCTGGGCGCGGTGTACGTGGGCATGCTGTTCGCATATCTCGTGCTGGCCCGGGCGGCCTATGGACCGGGGCCCGTGCTCGGCCTGCTGGCCGTGGTGTGGGCCGGCGACGTCGCGGCGTACCTGGTCGGCCTGCGGTGGGGCCGGCGGCGTCTGGCGCCGGCGCTGAGCCCGGGCAAGAGCATCGAGGGGCTCGTCGCCGGCCTGGCGGTTGCCGCGGCCGTGGCCGTGGCGACGAGCGGTCTCGTGGGATGGCCGGCCACGATGGGTGCCGTGGGCGGCCTGCTGGTGGCGGGCGCCGGCGTGGTCGGCGACCTGTGGGAATCGGCGCTGAAACGCACCGCGGGCGTGAAGGACTCGGGTGCCTGGTTGCCCGGCCACGGCGGCGTCCTGGACCGCTTCGATGCGGTGCTGTTCGGGATTCCCGTCGGGTACTATCTCGTGGGGTGGATGCGGTGA